A genomic segment from Bacillus cereus G9842 encodes:
- a CDS encoding oligosaccharide flippase family protein, whose protein sequence is MGRSILNNIIHLFYSTILANLLQAVSLIALANFFNAQHYGMFSVAIAVTFVMLFFTDLGLSNTFLREGAKDGADLEKILSSYIKTRMILLIFISIIGYISIHYMYVDKNLIYMMINVMFFMLIGLTWQNIGIAYFQLTERMKYIALIKVVSSSVVIIITCFCIFGELPVYVTARLYAFGYMIGGLFSIYIMRRKTKMNMKVVIHKALFWQLTPFIISGFLIMGTPQLAPILLNYTLPLNMVGVFAVAYRMPAALYQVPGVIAGAFFPVLFKHYNQNNLEEHTKLNLLQIKSMAIVGICMTIGLYHLAPYFISIFFHEEWSNAVEPLQILSFLIVLQSLNIAIADGLTTSGCQNKRTVVQCVALVIGGVMLYSFSSIGGVIGAAYAMVLFEIVALVGYIAVSVVKKKIVFQIVIPYTIYFGVTFIGVQYIVHTYHLIALVLNILIVVAAIFLYDYELKKLLLSFIRKIRKKDYITKQGI, encoded by the coding sequence ATGGGTAGATCTATTCTAAATAATATTATCCATCTATTTTATAGCACGATTTTAGCTAACCTTCTTCAGGCTGTCAGTTTAATTGCTTTAGCAAACTTTTTTAACGCACAACATTATGGGATGTTTAGTGTTGCCATAGCAGTGACGTTTGTTATGTTATTTTTTACAGACTTAGGACTTAGTAATACATTTCTTCGAGAAGGGGCAAAGGATGGAGCAGATTTAGAGAAGATTTTATCATCGTATATAAAAACAAGAATGATTCTACTTATTTTTATTTCTATCATCGGTTATATTTCTATTCATTATATGTATGTAGATAAAAATTTAATTTATATGATGATAAACGTAATGTTTTTCATGTTAATAGGATTAACTTGGCAAAACATAGGGATTGCCTATTTTCAACTGACGGAACGTATGAAGTATATAGCGCTCATTAAAGTTGTATCATCATCGGTTGTTATTATAATTACATGTTTTTGTATTTTCGGAGAGTTACCGGTGTATGTAACGGCTCGCTTATATGCTTTTGGGTATATGATCGGCGGTTTATTCAGTATATATATCATGAGAAGAAAGACGAAAATGAATATGAAAGTCGTAATTCATAAAGCGTTATTTTGGCAATTAACTCCTTTTATTATTAGCGGTTTTTTAATAATGGGTACGCCACAATTAGCGCCTATCTTGCTTAACTATACATTGCCATTAAATATGGTAGGTGTTTTTGCAGTGGCGTACCGGATGCCAGCAGCTTTATATCAAGTACCGGGGGTAATTGCAGGTGCATTTTTTCCAGTGCTCTTTAAGCATTATAACCAGAATAATTTAGAAGAGCATACGAAATTAAATTTGCTTCAAATTAAATCAATGGCGATTGTAGGAATATGTATGACGATCGGTTTATATCATTTAGCACCATACTTTATTTCTATATTTTTTCATGAAGAATGGAGCAATGCAGTAGAACCACTCCAAATATTATCATTTCTTATTGTGCTACAAAGTTTAAATATTGCCATTGCTGACGGTTTAACGACGAGTGGATGTCAAAATAAAAGAACTGTTGTGCAGTGTGTAGCATTGGTGATAGGTGGGGTTATGCTTTATAGCTTTAGTAGTATTGGTGGAGTGATAGGAGCGGCATACGCTATGGTTTTATTTGAAATCGTCGCTTTAGTGGGATATATAGCGGTAAGTGTAGTGAAGAAAAAAATTGTATTCCAAATTGTAATACCGTATACAATTTATTTTGGTGTAACCTTTATTGGAGTGCAATATATAGTGCATACATATCATTTGATTGCGCTTGTTCTTAATATACTAATTGTAGTAGCTGCCATATTCCTATATGATTATGAGCTAAAAAAACTTCTTCTTTCTTTTATAAGAAAAATACGCAAAAAGGATTATATTACGAAACAGGGGATATAG
- a CDS encoding glycosyltransferase family 2 protein yields the protein MVKCLSAHNEPPYVSVITPSYNSIRFIGETILSVQNQSYENWEMIIVDDCSTDQSAAKIKEIIEGDSRIRLLSLKENVGAAKARNLAIQEARGRYIAFLDSDDIWLPHKLKTQLLFMEEMNIAFSYASYSLIDENGNELNREVSVPKSVDYHYLAGNTIIGCLTVMIDREKIPYVEMPSIQPEDTALWLNLLHEGYEAKGIQQVLAKYRIVTNSVSRNKIRAAFRYWKLLREQERLNSVQIFYYFSKYAYHAYKKNKINVVGKTQL from the coding sequence ATGGTAAAATGTCTATCAGCACATAACGAGCCGCCTTATGTTTCTGTAATAACACCTTCTTATAATAGTATACGATTTATAGGTGAGACAATTTTATCTGTACAGAATCAATCGTATGAAAACTGGGAAATGATTATCGTTGATGACTGTTCAACCGACCAATCTGCCGCAAAAATTAAAGAGATAATAGAAGGAGACTCACGAATTAGGTTATTATCATTAAAAGAAAATGTCGGTGCTGCTAAAGCTCGGAATTTAGCGATTCAAGAGGCGAGAGGAAGGTACATTGCCTTTTTAGATAGTGATGATATATGGTTGCCGCATAAATTGAAGACACAATTATTATTTATGGAAGAAATGAATATTGCTTTTTCATATGCGTCGTATAGTTTAATTGATGAAAATGGTAATGAACTAAATCGCGAAGTGAGTGTACCAAAATCTGTTGACTATCATTATTTAGCAGGGAATACAATTATCGGGTGTTTAACAGTGATGATTGATCGTGAAAAAATTCCGTATGTCGAAATGCCTAGTATACAGCCGGAAGATACAGCGTTATGGCTGAACTTATTACATGAAGGGTATGAAGCAAAAGGGATACAGCAAGTATTAGCAAAATATAGAATTGTTACAAATTCTGTTTCTAGAAATAAAATTAGAGCAGCTTTCCGGTATTGGAAATTGTTAAGGGAACAAGAACGACTGAATTCGGTGCAAATTTTTTACTATTTTAGTAAGTATGCTTATCATGCTTATAAAAAAAATAAAATCAATGTAGTTGGGAAGACGCAATTATGA
- a CDS encoding glycosyltransferase family 4 protein, producing MNILLMTDKLITGGAESYFCKLESNLHYEDFEIYTAAGNGELYESLTRKENFILLSRWNHLRNIYYLRNEICKRKIELIHANSLRMVLYALLLQKFIKKKIKIVYTKHNVTILEKKMPTLFRYFMNKYVNNIITVSEFEKNNLISIHVAEEKINTIYNGVDIEKFLFQQKKKESTYKIGILARLSKEKNHQLFVKIANVLKKRHDFLFYIAGDGPEKESIMKEIEKYGLRQSVKMLGNISEPHEFIGKMDALLLLSFREVFPMVVIEAMATGTPIVSIDVGGIHEAVIDGESGVLVSEYCELEFASALEELQGNEEKVNAIRLEAREKAVRYFSLTKMIEETKNIYELNK from the coding sequence ATGAATATACTGTTGATGACAGATAAATTGATAACTGGCGGAGCCGAGAGCTATTTCTGTAAATTGGAAAGTAATTTGCATTATGAGGATTTTGAGATTTATACAGCTGCAGGTAATGGAGAACTATATGAATCTCTTACTAGAAAAGAAAATTTTATATTACTTAGTCGATGGAATCATTTGAGAAATATTTATTATTTACGAAACGAAATTTGTAAACGAAAGATAGAACTTATTCATGCAAATAGTTTGCGAATGGTATTATATGCTTTGCTACTTCAAAAGTTTATTAAAAAAAAGATAAAAATTGTTTATACGAAACATAATGTAACGATATTAGAAAAGAAAATGCCAACGCTTTTTCGTTATTTCATGAATAAATATGTGAACAATATTATTACAGTAAGTGAGTTTGAAAAGAATAATTTAATCTCAATTCATGTAGCAGAAGAAAAAATAAATACAATTTATAACGGTGTCGATATTGAAAAGTTTTTATTCCAGCAGAAAAAGAAAGAATCTACATATAAAATAGGGATATTAGCTAGATTATCCAAAGAGAAAAACCATCAACTATTTGTCAAAATTGCAAATGTGTTGAAAAAGAGACATGATTTTCTGTTTTATATTGCTGGTGATGGACCAGAGAAAGAATCGATTATGAAAGAAATAGAAAAATATGGATTGCGACAAAGTGTAAAGATGCTAGGAAATATTTCAGAACCGCATGAGTTTATAGGGAAAATGGATGCCTTACTTTTATTATCTTTTCGTGAAGTATTTCCAATGGTAGTAATTGAAGCGATGGCTACAGGGACACCAATTGTTTCAATAGATGTTGGCGGAATACATGAAGCGGTAATAGATGGAGAATCAGGTGTTTTGGTATCTGAATATTGCGAATTGGAATTCGCAAGTGCACTGGAGGAACTACAAGGGAATGAAGAAAAGGTAAATGCTATTAGACTCGAAGCACGAGAGAAAGCAGTGAGGTATTTCTCGTTAACTAAAATGATAGAAGAAACGAAAAATATATATGAATTAAACAAATGA
- a CDS encoding O-antigen ligase family protein, translated as MGNNMKVSMGWIILLILFVMLSKYNLYIGFSLKVYMIFLVIYFCLTIKDFHIQKLYFHEVVFLLFYFIYCLSGILSMYLNASIRMIFGVLLVLGCYFIMRNLLGNTEIVVLESSIAYVGVVFNVVSLILYIIGLQYFGLYGGEEREIFAGLLVDRGYPRLIGLLDDPNIFIFYNTIFFMYYMTNLQNITNILGLILCVTTSLLTFSRGGILALVLVVFVYICMSSFVKKVKIIMSLVLFSLVIFSLSNSVMGGQLDDILNKRISDFSHDNGSGRFTLWEAAFKYYLSNPYIGIGAFNFSNYYEYQFNEKLYVHNTFLEILSESGTIGFLLYSAFLFILMFKLAQHTLFREKPYLLLTMIAFLFQMMSLSLIINEAFFLFLAVVVKYISIYEGRRKIDGKMSIST; from the coding sequence ATGGGAAATAATATGAAAGTATCGATGGGATGGATTATTCTTCTAATATTATTTGTTATGTTAAGTAAATACAATTTATATATTGGATTTTCATTGAAGGTATATATGATTTTTTTAGTCATATATTTTTGTTTAACAATTAAAGACTTTCATATTCAAAAGTTATATTTTCATGAAGTTGTATTTTTACTGTTTTATTTCATTTATTGTTTAAGTGGAATTCTTTCTATGTATTTAAATGCTAGTATTCGTATGATTTTTGGCGTGCTACTCGTTTTAGGATGCTATTTTATAATGAGGAATTTATTGGGGAATACTGAAATAGTGGTACTTGAATCATCTATTGCTTATGTAGGAGTAGTATTTAATGTTGTAAGTCTAATACTCTATATAATCGGTTTACAATACTTTGGTTTATACGGTGGAGAAGAGAGAGAAATTTTTGCTGGGTTATTAGTTGATAGAGGATATCCACGGTTAATTGGATTGCTAGATGATCCTAATATTTTCATTTTCTATAATACAATATTTTTTATGTACTATATGACGAATTTACAAAATATCACCAATATATTAGGGTTGATTTTATGTGTTACGACGAGTCTATTAACCTTTTCAAGGGGCGGTATATTAGCTCTTGTACTTGTCGTTTTTGTATATATATGTATGTCTAGTTTCGTTAAAAAAGTAAAAATAATTATGAGCTTAGTATTGTTTAGTTTAGTTATTTTTAGTTTATCGAATAGTGTAATGGGGGGCCAATTAGATGACATATTAAATAAACGAATCTCTGATTTTTCCCATGATAATGGAAGTGGTAGATTTACATTATGGGAAGCTGCTTTTAAATATTATTTATCCAATCCATATATCGGAATCGGTGCTTTTAACTTTTCGAATTATTATGAGTATCAATTTAATGAAAAATTATATGTACACAATACATTTTTAGAAATTTTGTCTGAATCGGGTACAATTGGTTTTCTTCTATATAGCGCGTTTTTATTCATATTAATGTTCAAGCTAGCGCAGCATACTTTATTTCGTGAAAAACCATACCTTCTATTGACTATGATTGCATTTTTATTTCAGATGATGTCATTGTCACTCATTATTAACGAAGCGTTCTTTTTATTTTTAGCAGTTGTTGTGAAGTATATTTCAATATATGAAGGAAGGAGAAAGATAGATGGTAAAATGTCTATCAGCACATAA